In a single window of the Labeo rohita strain BAU-BD-2019 chromosome 23, IGBB_LRoh.1.0, whole genome shotgun sequence genome:
- the LOC127154943 gene encoding uncharacterized protein LOC127154943: MYTWLQSHIDDLVSDYKTRLAVQIPPVRTKRDLFGNIAGLFGSANSIANTYKITGPSQFSTWLANQMPTGFQHITNSNENIIKAVRSEAQALLTISHTIFNQTRTIERDLACRTYAQDLFTAARQEILDLRLHKTPRHVLKDLIEILDLHRWLASEKMQDINYSELLSTLMMYAGNECTGCIGFFATFPLIHPDQVYLNSTTIRSIGVVVKDQIIKWDHLIGYMTLKGTETLFTTHTCCHETSSYIICTCNTLQPFSPNSSKLINVQSLHGHSDAVQVSHTQWCVVSEMNSFTYGGLTCPANHTFCLEVMEDFSMGQINILGRVLLNTNVSPWWEDTFYEQGTQALVDTMDLVQNAISQTQYHLIQAQVEANLAKRAANILSSSSTRSAQYAYTWWDWVFRGCVISSTLIFVFTLLQCCYFRYLLRSLRTAAYAAITLSPLQVPALLKV; encoded by the coding sequence ATGTATACATGGCTACAGTCACACATCGATGATTTAGTTTCTGATTACAAAACCAGACTTGCAGTTCAAATTCCACCTGTCCGTACCAAACGAGACCTATTTGGAAACATAGCAGGCCTCTTTGGCTCAGCTAATTCAATAGCAAATACTTACAAAATTACTGGACCATCTCAATTTTCAACATGGTTGGCAAATCAGATGCCCACTGGTTTCCAACACATCACCAATAGTAATGAAAACATTATCAAAGCGGTTAGATCTGAAGCGCAGGCGCTTCTAACGATCAGCCATACAATTTTTAATCAGACCCGTACCATCGAACGTGACTTAGCCTGTAGAACATATGCACAAGATTTGTTTACAGCAGCCAGACAAGAGATTTTAGATCTTCGCCTTCATAAAACTCCTAGGCATGTTTTGAAAGATCTTATTGAGATTTTAGATTTGCATAGATGGCTTGCATCTGAAAAAATGCAAGACATTAACTATTCTGAATTACTATCAACATTAATGATGTATGCAGGAAATGAGTGTACCGGCTGTATCGGATTTTTCGCCACTTTTCCTTTAATTCACCCAGATCAAGTTTATCTAAATTCCACTACAATACGCTCTATTGGTGTAGTAGTGAAGGATCAGATCATAAAATGGGACCATCTCATTGGGTACATGACCTTGAAAGGCACTGAGACCTTATTTACCACTCACACTTGTTGTCATGAAACATCCAGTTACATTATTTGTACTTGTAATACATTACAACCTTTTTCTCCCAACAGTTCTAAGCTCATTAATGTTCAGTCATTGCATGGCCACTCGGATGCTGTTCAAGTGTCTCACACACAATGGTGCGTCGTCAGCGAGATGAACTCCTTCACCTATGGAGGACTGACATGCCCAGCGAACCACACCTTCTGCTTAGAGGTGATGGAGGACTTTTCAATGGGTCAGATAAATATCCTGGGAAGagttctgctgaacacaaatgTCTCTCCATGGTGGGAAGACACTTTCTACGAACAGGGCACACAAGCCCTGGTTGACACAATGGACTTGGTACAGAATGCCATCTCACAGACTCAATACCATCTCATCCAAGCTCAAGTGGAAGCCAACCTGGCTAAAAGGGCTGCAAACATCCTGTCCAGCTCGTCAACCCGATCAGCACAATATGCCTACACATGGTGGGACTGGGTGTTCCGAGGATGTGTTATTAGCAGTACCCTAATCTTCGTCTTCACTCTGCTCCAGTGCTGCTACTTCAGATACCTTCTTCGCTCCCTGCGTACTGCAGCCTATGCTGCCATCACTCTCAGTCCATTGCAGGTGCCAGCCCTCCTAAAGGTATGA